CGACCATTAAGCAGCCAACAGCAAGAGCTCCTATTGGAGTctgtaaaaatttcaaaaaaatttactcGTCCTGCCTTAGAATGAATTGGGAGGTGGGTATTTCGAAATGCGAAATGACGCTGGGGGGTAAGAGCGGGGACGACGTGCTGCGGCTGATAAACTCGGCCTGCCAGAGCCCGCCCTGCTTCTCGCTGCACCCGCTGGTCGGCTTCCCCATCAACGCCATCTTCGTGGAGTTCATGCAGACGCAGAACGGCAGGGCCTTCTTCGCCGACCGCGAAGTCAACGCCGCCCTCAAGCCCGTCCTCGACGACTACAACCGCATGCTCCAGTCCCCCGCCTCCCTCGCCTTCATGAACGCCGACTCGCCCAGCGGCTGGCTCTGTCCCGAGGCCCTGGCGCAGGTCGACATGGCCGAGTACGAGTGCTCGCCCGAGGAGCCCCACTACGGCTTCAGGTGCTGGAACGAGTGGTTCCTCAGGAAGTTCAGGCCGGGGGCGAGGGCGGTCGGAGCGGGGTCGCCCGAGGGCGTGCCGAGGGAGAACACCATCGTCAGCTCCTGCGAGTCCACGCCCCTGCTGAGTCCCCTGCAGCCGCAGACCAACGTGCGGAAGACCGACCGCTTCTGGCTCAAGGACCAAGTCTACTCGCTGGCGGACATGTTCGGGGCGGACAGGGAGGACCTGCCTCCCTCTTCGAAGGCGGGACCGTCTACCAGGCCTTCCTGAGCGCCCTCTTCTACCACCGCTGGCACTCGCCCGTCGACGGGGTGGTCGAGGACGTCTACGACATCGCCGGCACCTACTACCTCGACCAGTCCGAGGCCCTCCCCTACGACGAGGCCTCTCCCGACATGAGCCAGTCCTTCCTTAGCGCGGTCGCCACCCGCAAGGTGGTCGTGATTCGGGCGGCGAATGCGCGGGTGGGGAGGGTGGCGATCATCTACATCGGGATGGCGGAGGTGTCGAGCTGCGTGACCACCGTGCGCGTGGGGGATTCGGTGAAGCAGGGGACGAGATCGGCCACTTTGAGTTCGGAGGCTCCTCCCACGCAATCGTCTTCGAAAGGAAGGCCAAACTGAGGTTCAACAGCGCCCTCTACACTCACGCCGAAGGCGCAAAGACGCCCTAAAGCAAAAACTCGCTTCCTTCTTGGCAGAAGTCATCGAATGATCGATTGAATCCATCCAAGACATTCATAAATATCTTCATATTAAAGCTTTTATTAGTCTCATACTGACTAATTATACCAAGCATTCTTAATTATCActtttataaaagttttttttaatatattatataatcattcttataattttatttcttcttcctacatttttttccatttatgaTTATTAACGAACATGGACCACTT
Above is a window of Nymphaea colorata isolate Beijing-Zhang1983 unplaced genomic scaffold, ASM883128v2 scaffold0530, whole genome shotgun sequence DNA encoding:
- the LOC116245138 gene encoding decarboxylase iboD-like, translating into MTLGGKSGDDVLRLINSACQSPPCFSLHPLVGFPINAIFVEFMQTQNGRAFFADREVNAALKPVLDDYNRMLQSPASLAFMNADSPSGWLCPEALAQVDMAEYECSPEEPHYGFRCWNEWFLRKFRPGARAVGAGSPEGVPRENTIVSSCESTPLLSPLQPQTNGGPASLFEGGTVYQAFLSALFYHRWHSPVDGVVEDVYDIAGTYYLDQSEALPYDEASPDMSQSFLSAVATRKVVVIRAANARVGRVAIIYIGMAEVSSCVTTVRVGDSVKQGTRSATLSSEAPPTQSSSKGRPN